One window of Dehalococcoidia bacterium genomic DNA carries:
- a CDS encoding GNAT family N-acetyltransferase, producing the protein MIVEPLSDEKEWEDFVAKSPQGTFYHTLAWRNILEKCFNVKPHYLVVRDSNREMIGLCPFVIRKELALIRVLDSLSYSDYGGPLCAEGLAKPVVQALVQHLQSSAKRMGITYAIVHFSDEEMSKAAAIPGSRLDTSHGVMKIDLEDKPPEIIWNDILRAEERKRINRIRKGGYLSTEVTTAEDMGIFYELYRQNILHIGAIPYVESFFQELFQSLHPTNFHIILLTNQDRAIGGMGFFVHEPSKTVHVPYMGLDRTARYDTINYSLIWELLKWTQGHGYRRLNMGSNSSDPQEVHHKQKAKFGLTFGQDYSVMLPLNRRAFLLREYAFRMGRFVVPKLPERIRQSIIESALK; encoded by the coding sequence ATGATTGTTGAACCTCTGAGCGACGAGAAAGAGTGGGAGGATTTTGTGGCCAAATCCCCACAGGGAACCTTCTACCACACACTGGCATGGAGGAACATCCTAGAGAAGTGTTTCAATGTTAAGCCTCACTACCTAGTGGTTCGGGACTCAAATCGTGAAATGATCGGGCTCTGCCCTTTTGTGATACGGAAAGAACTTGCGCTCATCAGGGTTTTGGATTCGTTAAGTTATTCCGATTATGGAGGCCCATTGTGCGCAGAAGGCTTGGCCAAGCCAGTGGTGCAAGCACTGGTTCAACATTTGCAGAGTTCAGCCAAAAGAATGGGAATTACGTATGCTATTGTACACTTTTCAGACGAAGAGATGAGTAAGGCAGCGGCCATTCCAGGATCACGCCTGGACACCAGTCACGGGGTGATGAAGATCGATCTTGAGGATAAGCCGCCGGAGATTATCTGGAATGATATTCTCAGGGCGGAGGAGCGAAAACGAATCAATCGAATTCGCAAAGGTGGCTATCTGAGTACGGAAGTAACCACTGCTGAGGATATGGGAATATTCTATGAATTATATCGCCAAAACATTCTGCATATCGGCGCTATCCCATATGTTGAATCCTTTTTCCAGGAGCTTTTCCAATCACTTCACCCGACGAATTTTCACATAATCTTGCTCACAAATCAGGATAGGGCCATCGGTGGAATGGGCTTCTTTGTTCATGAGCCCAGCAAGACCGTTCATGTGCCATACATGGGGCTTGACAGGACAGCCCGTTATGACACTATAAACTACAGTCTGATCTGGGAACTTCTTAAATGGACCCAGGGCCACGGCTATCGCCGTCTGAATATGGGATCCAATAGTTCCGACCCGCAAGAAGTTCACCATAAGCAGAAAGCTAAGTTTGGGCTGACTTTTGGCCAAGATTACTCGGTTATGCTGCCATTGAATAGAAGAGCCTTCCTTTTGCGCGAATACGCGTTCAGGATGGGGAGGTTTGTCGTGCCAAAGCTGCCTGAACGGATAAGACAGAGCATCATTGAATCCGCATTGAAATAG
- a CDS encoding oligosaccharide flippase family protein, which yields MTDGKHNEEASSQSVGEPQRFALDIIWVAIAQVFTSAIAIFTLPALTKSYSSETFGIWVQVSMTVSLLTPLFVLQLGTALVRFLTASAAKEKKRQIFGAMLIPILVFSGLVAVAAMLLAQHLSSVIFASPAHATFVRLAVLWTIVEALFFFGISYLRADGKIKTLSTVSAGVAVAKMVLIVTLAKSGFGLQWVIISVIVAELGFTLVVFGLIIREIGFPKPNTMGLGEFLAFSIPQLPSSLLLWIVSSSDRYFITHLISISQAGVYSSSNTLASLMALFYAPIGFVLYPTLSKAWEQNRLVEVRNYLEYSTKLFLTLAIPATAGLAILSQALLNLLTTPEFLVGGRLVLLVAIGAVFLGIYQMNLYIVLLVRKTKWLPLFVGAAAAISVGTNVALIPRIGIMGAAVSNIASYFLLASIVSLWARETVHYSIDLLYLGKVIVATLVMGLCLWVMDLNGPFGIILGAFSGMVIFGIGLLLMRAFSEQDKQLVRETVRALMPSKR from the coding sequence ATGACGGACGGTAAACACAACGAAGAGGCCTCTTCTCAATCTGTTGGCGAGCCGCAGAGATTTGCTCTCGATATCATCTGGGTGGCCATAGCACAGGTATTCACCTCAGCAATAGCCATCTTTACCTTACCCGCTCTGACTAAGTCTTATTCCTCAGAAACTTTCGGTATATGGGTCCAGGTCAGTATGACAGTCAGCTTACTGACCCCGCTTTTCGTTCTACAACTAGGGACTGCACTGGTCAGATTTCTGACTGCCAGCGCAGCCAAGGAGAAAAAACGTCAGATCTTCGGCGCAATGCTCATCCCCATCCTCGTTTTCTCAGGCCTTGTCGCGGTGGCTGCAATGCTGCTGGCGCAACACCTCTCCTCGGTTATTTTCGCTAGCCCTGCTCATGCCACTTTTGTTCGTTTGGCTGTCCTCTGGACCATTGTTGAGGCGCTCTTCTTTTTTGGTATTTCCTACCTGCGCGCTGATGGTAAGATCAAGACGTTGTCAACTGTTTCGGCAGGTGTCGCTGTGGCTAAGATGGTGCTGATAGTAACACTGGCCAAATCGGGGTTTGGATTGCAATGGGTGATTATCAGCGTGATAGTGGCAGAGCTAGGGTTTACATTAGTGGTTTTCGGTCTCATTATTAGGGAGATCGGATTTCCCAAGCCAAATACCATGGGTCTAGGGGAATTCCTTGCTTTCAGTATCCCTCAACTGCCCAGTAGCCTTTTATTGTGGATAGTCAGTTCCAGCGACCGGTATTTCATTACTCATCTGATCAGTATATCACAAGCCGGGGTCTACTCATCATCCAATACCTTAGCCAGTTTGATGGCTCTGTTTTATGCCCCAATCGGCTTTGTCCTTTACCCTACCCTGTCAAAAGCCTGGGAGCAAAATCGGCTGGTAGAAGTAAGAAACTATCTTGAGTACTCAACCAAGCTTTTTCTGACTCTGGCTATCCCCGCTACTGCCGGGCTAGCCATCTTGTCGCAGGCCCTCTTGAATCTCCTGACTACCCCGGAATTTTTGGTCGGAGGGAGATTGGTGCTACTGGTTGCAATTGGGGCCGTATTTCTAGGAATATACCAGATGAATCTCTATATTGTCCTTCTGGTACGGAAGACCAAATGGTTGCCTTTGTTCGTAGGGGCCGCGGCAGCAATCAGTGTTGGCACTAACGTTGCTTTGATCCCCCGAATCGGGATCATGGGAGCTGCGGTTTCTAACATTGCTTCGTATTTTCTCTTGGCCTCAATTGTGTCTTTGTGGGCAAGAGAGACCGTTCACTATAGCATCGATCTGCTGTATCTAGGCAAAGTCATTGTAGCGACTTTGGTTATGGGCTTGTGTCTATGGGTGATGGACCTTAATGGTCCTTTCGGGATTATTCTGGGAGCATTTTCGGGAATGGTCATATTTGGCATCGGACTTCTCTTGATGAGAGCCTTTTCAGAGCAAGATAAACAGCTTGTCAGGGAGACCGTTAGGGCTCTGATGCCATCAAAGCGTTAG